In a single window of the Nicotiana tomentosiformis chromosome 8, ASM39032v3, whole genome shotgun sequence genome:
- the LOC104104333 gene encoding serine acetyltransferase 1, chloroplastic-like: MSTNFLGSPPPLFKNVISPCNKLSTFTIRACLHSCEPKIDDHIYNNYTKYCTPNFPNHVSQTPISEKQPKTNKNHTILDNFAKDDDLWLKMQKEARLDIEQEPLLSNYYKNSILAHDSIESALANHLSMKLSNLSISSETLYDLFMGVLTEDQELIFDVNADLIAVKERDPACISYIHCFLNFKGFLACQAHRIAHKLWSKGRKILALVIQNRVCEVFAVDIHPGARIGRGILLDHATGVVIGETAIIGNNVSILHNVTLGGTGKMCGDRHPKIGDGVLIGAGTCVLGNVRIENGAKIGAGSVVLMEVPARTTAVGNPARLIGGKANPIKLDKIPSLTMDHTSYLSEWSDYVI, encoded by the coding sequence ATGTCCACTAATTTCCTCGGATCACCACCACCCCTTTTCAAGAATGTAATCTCTCCTTGTAATAAACTCTCCACTTTCACAATAAGAGCTTGTTTACATTCTTGTGAGCCCAAAATTGATGATCATATCTACAACAACTACACTAAATACTGCACTCCCAATTTCCCAAATCATGTTTCTCAGACACCCATTTCAGAAAAACAGCCAAAAACCAACAAGAACCATACAATTTTGGACAATTTTGCAAAAGATGATGATTTGTGGCTAAAAATGCAAAAAGAGGCAAGGTTAGATATTGAGCAAGAACCCCTTTTGTCAAATTACTATAAAAATTCAATCTTGGCTCATGATTCTATAGAAAGTGCTTTAGCTAACCATCTTTCAATGAAATTGAGCAATTTGAGTATTTCTAGTGAAACTCTATATGATCTTTTCATGGGGGTGCTCACAGAGGATCAAGAATTGATTTTTGATGTTAATGCTGATTTGATAGCTGTTAAAGAAAGAGATCCAGCTTGTATTAGTTATATACATTGTTTCTTGAATTTTAAAGGGTTTTTAGCATGTCAAGCACATAGAATAGCACATAAGTTATGGTCTAAAGGGAGAAAGATTTTAGCTTTAGTAATACAAAATAGAGTATGTGAAGTTTTTGCTGTGGATATTCATCCTGGAGCAAGAATTGGTAGAGGAATATTATTAGATCATGCAACTGGAGTTGTAATTGGTGAGACAGCAATTATAGGAAATAATGTGTCAATTTTACATAATGTAACATTAGGTGGAACCGGAAAAATGTGTGGTGATAGACATCCAAAAATTGGTGATGGTGTATTAATAGGTGCAGGGACTTGTGTTCTTGGAAATGTTAGAATTGAAAATGGTGCTAAAATTGGAGCTGGTTCTGTTGTGTTAATGGAAGTTCCTGCTAGAACAACTGCTGTTGGAAATCCAGCTAGATTGATTGGTGGGAAAGCAAATCCAATTAAGCTTGATAAAATTCCTAGTTTGACTATGGATCATACTTCATATTTATCTGAGTGGTCTGATTATGTAATTTAG